The following coding sequences are from one Haloarcula sp. DT43 window:
- a CDS encoding TOMM precursor leader peptide-binding protein, whose amino-acid sequence MTKSDEYYLPEYIRFIRIDDDRGVLSAPTEKHVLEGESVALVAEVVPLLREGTTSDEIANRLQIPESTAEQLLERLSETGFVREQAGINDDFLNWASNRPADTQARLNDTDVTLLAQTGVPTTPPEVLTSSVELSVIDLLSDISSNGESPELLVTVAAGEDPAFHQAVLEKTWSDNIPWLPIRLVGSVIKFGPYTPPKTDACYNCYYQRLIASASNRQIEQREHSEQEQESDRIYPSVVDSLVWSLAHVELISIVAPDRTPQSTGAVVEVDPLNMDLTTTDVLRLPGCEICGTN is encoded by the coding sequence ATGACTAAGTCAGACGAATATTACCTTCCGGAGTACATCCGTTTCATCCGGATTGATGACGACCGTGGGGTACTGTCCGCACCAACTGAGAAACATGTTCTTGAAGGGGAGTCGGTAGCACTAGTTGCGGAAGTAGTTCCGTTGCTCCGTGAAGGAACAACTTCAGATGAAATTGCGAATAGATTGCAGATCCCTGAATCGACAGCAGAGCAGCTGTTAGAACGGTTGTCTGAGACTGGCTTTGTTCGTGAGCAAGCCGGTATTAACGATGACTTCCTCAACTGGGCTAGCAACCGGCCCGCTGACACTCAGGCTCGATTGAATGATACTGATGTTACATTACTGGCTCAGACCGGTGTTCCTACGACCCCTCCCGAGGTACTCACGTCGTCAGTAGAACTTTCAGTTATAGATTTGCTATCAGATATCTCATCTAATGGGGAATCACCGGAGTTGCTGGTAACGGTAGCTGCGGGCGAAGATCCTGCATTCCATCAGGCCGTTCTTGAAAAAACGTGGTCTGATAACATCCCTTGGCTCCCGATTCGATTGGTAGGTTCGGTAATCAAATTCGGGCCATATACGCCACCCAAAACTGATGCCTGCTACAATTGTTACTACCAGAGACTTATAGCAAGCGCCTCTAACAGGCAAATAGAACAACGTGAGCACAGCGAACAAGAGCAGGAGAGCGACCGGATCTACCCATCTGTAGTTGACTCGTTAGTCTGGTCATTAGCTCACGTTGAACTAATTTCGATTGTTGCGCCTGATAGGACTCCACAGTCCACCGGTGCCGTTGTTGAGGTGGATCCACTGAATATGGACTTGACAACGACCGATGTGCTTCGCCTCCCGGGGTGTGAGATATGCGGAACGAACTGA